From one Microlunatus sp. Gsoil 973 genomic stretch:
- a CDS encoding nitroreductase/quinone reductase family protein: MGRTAPDLTAKSAGYRYLPGRASRLMNRFVPMAVKAFFMVVLHTPLHPLLSSRWASLEFTGRKTGKVYHTPIAYYREDDRVWITTGSPWWRNLRNGAPVRLLIRLRAYEGTADPVADPAQAAHRLRQILDSVPILAYPGDVRIVGGQVSDAELDRVIAAGRKVIEIRLRRRT, from the coding sequence ATGGGCCGTACGGCTCCCGATCTGACTGCCAAGAGTGCCGGCTACCGATATCTGCCGGGAAGGGCGAGTCGTCTGATGAACAGGTTCGTTCCGATGGCTGTGAAGGCGTTCTTCATGGTCGTGCTGCACACACCGCTGCACCCGTTGTTGAGCAGTCGCTGGGCGTCGCTTGAGTTCACCGGCCGGAAGACCGGAAAGGTCTACCACACGCCGATCGCCTACTACCGCGAGGACGATCGGGTGTGGATCACGACCGGGTCCCCCTGGTGGAGGAACCTGCGCAACGGCGCGCCGGTGCGGCTGCTGATCCGGCTGCGCGCGTACGAGGGAACGGCCGATCCGGTCGCCGACCCGGCCCAAGCAGCTCACCGGCTGCGGCAGATCCTCGACTCGGTGCCGATCCTGGCCTATCCCGGTGACGTACGGATCGTCGGCGGCCAGGTGAGCGATGCCGAGCTCGACCGGGTAATTGCCGCTGGACGCAAAGTGATCGAGATCCGGCTGCGTCGGAGAACCTGA
- a CDS encoding nuclear transport factor 2 family protein produces the protein MTEPKLVEQVDEETAIRHQLHIMIDHLRAKDLDGLRQVYAPDVVSFDVEPPLQHVGIAAKLRNWERAFAAFASLDYEVRDLRIVVGDDIAFGHGFGRLSGTLANGVTTAGMWVRATFCFRRIDGDWLIVHDQASVPFDVASGRGVTDLEP, from the coding sequence ATGACCGAACCCAAGCTGGTCGAGCAGGTCGACGAGGAAACGGCGATCCGGCACCAGCTCCACATCATGATCGATCACCTCCGGGCCAAGGACCTCGACGGGCTGCGGCAGGTCTACGCCCCGGACGTGGTGTCCTTCGACGTCGAGCCACCGCTGCAGCACGTCGGGATAGCCGCGAAACTGAGGAACTGGGAGCGGGCGTTCGCGGCCTTCGCGTCACTGGACTACGAGGTCCGCGATCTTCGCATCGTCGTCGGCGACGATATCGCCTTCGGCCACGGCTTCGGCCGGCTGTCCGGCACGCTGGCCAACGGGGTGACCACCGCAGGAATGTGGGTCCGGGCGACGTTCTGCTTCCGCCGGATCGACGGCGACTGGCTGATCGTCCACGATCAGGCCTCGGTGCCGTTCGACGTGGCCAGCGGTCGGGGCGTGACCGATCTCGAGCCGTGA
- the hrcA gene encoding heat-inducible transcriptional repressor HrcA — protein sequence MLDDRKLDVLRAIVTDYVSSQEPVGSRALVERHDLGVSPATVRNDMAALEEEGYITQPHTSAGRIPTDKGYRLFVDRLGSVKPLSAAERRAIQTFLSGAMDLDDILNRTVRLLAQVTQQVAIVQYPTMSHATVRHVEIVSLSTSRLMLVLISSTGRVEQRLLEVTEVDEQEIGLLRTVLNEAVVGQTTSEAVRTLSKLLADADQPDAASSPAVRTFTTSNTGRLTAATLLEMLGSDRSSRVVVGGVQNLTRFSDEFEIVKPVLEALEEQVVLLKLLGEVSDPDVVTVRIGQENPYEQLQTTSVVSSGYGSPADTWATLGIVGPTRMDYPSTMTSVRAVARYVSRFLTNG from the coding sequence ATGCTTGACGACCGCAAGCTGGATGTCCTTCGGGCGATCGTCACCGACTACGTGTCCAGTCAGGAACCGGTCGGCTCCCGGGCCCTGGTCGAGCGGCACGATCTCGGTGTCTCGCCGGCCACCGTCCGCAATGACATGGCGGCGCTGGAGGAAGAGGGCTACATCACCCAGCCGCACACCAGTGCCGGCCGGATCCCCACCGACAAGGGCTACCGACTGTTCGTCGACCGGCTGGGTTCGGTCAAACCGCTGTCCGCGGCGGAGCGGCGGGCGATCCAGACATTCCTGTCCGGGGCGATGGACCTGGACGACATCCTGAACCGCACCGTACGGCTGCTGGCCCAGGTGACCCAACAGGTCGCGATCGTGCAGTATCCGACGATGTCGCATGCGACCGTTCGGCACGTCGAGATCGTGTCGCTGTCCACCTCCCGCCTGATGCTGGTGCTGATCAGTTCGACCGGACGCGTCGAGCAGCGGTTGCTCGAAGTGACCGAGGTTGACGAGCAGGAGATCGGTCTGCTGCGGACCGTGCTCAACGAGGCGGTCGTCGGCCAGACCACGAGCGAGGCCGTCCGGACGCTGAGCAAACTGCTGGCTGACGCCGATCAACCCGATGCGGCGTCGTCGCCGGCCGTGCGGACGTTCACGACCAGCAACACCGGCCGGCTGACAGCGGCCACCCTGCTGGAGATGCTCGGCAGCGACCGCAGCAGCCGCGTTGTGGTCGGCGGGGTGCAGAACCTGACCCGCTTCTCCGACGAGTTCGAGATCGTCAAGCCGGTGCTCGAGGCATTGGAGGAGCAGGTGGTGTTGCTGAAGCTGCTCGGCGAGGTCTCCGACCCGGATGTGGTCACGGTGCGGATCGGCCAGGAGAATCCGTATGAGCAACTCCAGACGACGTCCGTGGTCTCCAGCGGATACGGCAGCCCTGCTGATACCTGGGCAACTCTGGGTATTGTCGGTCCGACCCGCATGGACTATCCGTCGACGATGACGTCGGTACGGGCCGTTGCACGCTACGTCAGCCGTTTCCTGACCAACGGTTGA
- a CDS encoding 16S rRNA (uracil(1498)-N(3))-methyltransferase, with protein sequence MTDPVFLGDLPDPLPVPGAAVVLDGPEGRHAATVRRIRSGEQVVIADGAGHGIRGPVISADKAGITVRVEQLMTAREPEIKITVAQALAKGDRSDIALEMITELGAVEIIPWQSARSIVRWTADRADRSRTKWQTTVREATKQSRRLRVPPVQQVVSTKQLATKISDHDLTLILHEEATDGLPTVPLPESGKIMIIVGPEGGIAPDELDALTAFGGRPVSISDGVLRTSTAAAVAMAGILLRAR encoded by the coding sequence GTGACTGATCCGGTGTTCCTCGGTGACCTTCCTGACCCGCTTCCCGTCCCGGGTGCGGCGGTGGTCCTGGACGGGCCGGAGGGGCGGCACGCCGCGACCGTACGACGGATCCGCAGCGGGGAACAGGTGGTGATCGCCGACGGGGCCGGACACGGGATCCGCGGACCGGTGATCAGCGCGGACAAAGCAGGCATCACCGTACGGGTCGAGCAGCTGATGACCGCCCGGGAGCCGGAGATCAAGATCACCGTCGCGCAGGCGTTGGCCAAGGGCGACCGGTCGGACATCGCCCTGGAGATGATCACCGAACTCGGAGCCGTCGAGATCATCCCTTGGCAGTCGGCCCGATCGATCGTCCGCTGGACCGCCGACCGCGCGGACCGGTCCCGGACCAAGTGGCAGACGACCGTCCGGGAAGCCACCAAACAGTCCCGGCGGTTGCGGGTGCCTCCGGTCCAGCAGGTCGTGTCGACCAAGCAGCTGGCAACCAAGATCAGCGATCATGACCTGACACTGATCCTGCATGAGGAGGCGACCGATGGCCTGCCGACGGTGCCGCTGCCGGAATCCGGAAAGATCATGATCATCGTCGGACCGGAGGGTGGGATCGCGCCCGATGAACTCGACGCCCTGACGGCTTTCGGGGGCAGACCGGTGTCGATCAGCGACGGCGTCCTGCGTACCTCGACCGCGGCAGCGGTCGCGATGGCCGGAATCCTCTTGCGTGCAAGGTGA
- a CDS encoding FAD-dependent monooxygenase, with product MRTVATRTTDVLVVGAGPTGLMAALVLARNGVQVEIVDPKPGPTRESRALGVQARSMELYAQLGLVDQVLAGSYTAPALQFGWQDRATRRIELTVLQDQVSEYPGLHVFEQSRNEQLLADALTEPLADQGRTVRWGERLVDLVTSGDSVHALTDGSGELTQIEARWCIGADGAGSIVRRLLDIPYEGVTDPGRFWVADARGVSGLPDGVINLRFGSQDLLLTFPLGPDGHQRLLGVVQSGADGDPTAPTVLPPIAERYGFSYREVDWFAHYRVHHRTAERFRKGRVFLAGDAAHVHSPVGGQGMNTGLQDAHNLALAIVDVIAGRTAPEDPDGDARLDRYQAERQPVARHLVALTDRAFGVVASRRRGRAVVRRQIATRFVPLVATVVPRLPVGHRLGGYLGQTRIRYPMSDAADPGDGHQDHPGDDQNHNRNHKHDHNHKHSRHAADDRIVGRRLPPSGSNHTLLRDFSWQLHCYAGGTAPADDRAALGLPDWVTGPHRLPVDPAAGLDPSRLYLIRPDGFVAATAPLDDPAVLQAALRFHGLASGTLVR from the coding sequence ATGAGGACTGTGGCGACACGGACCACGGATGTGCTGGTTGTCGGTGCCGGACCGACCGGCCTGATGGCGGCCCTGGTGCTGGCCCGCAACGGTGTGCAGGTCGAGATCGTCGACCCGAAACCGGGACCGACCCGGGAGTCCCGGGCGCTGGGCGTGCAGGCCAGGTCGATGGAGCTGTACGCCCAACTCGGTCTGGTCGATCAGGTGCTGGCCGGCTCGTACACCGCGCCCGCCCTGCAGTTCGGCTGGCAGGACCGCGCCACCCGACGGATCGAGTTGACCGTCCTGCAGGACCAGGTCAGCGAGTATCCAGGGCTGCACGTCTTCGAGCAGAGCCGCAACGAGCAGTTGCTCGCCGACGCGCTGACCGAGCCGCTGGCCGACCAGGGCCGCACGGTGCGGTGGGGCGAACGGCTGGTGGATCTTGTCACCTCAGGCGACAGCGTGCACGCGCTGACCGACGGATCGGGCGAGCTCACCCAGATCGAGGCCCGCTGGTGCATCGGTGCCGACGGCGCCGGGTCGATCGTCCGGCGGCTGCTGGACATTCCGTACGAGGGCGTCACCGACCCCGGCCGGTTCTGGGTCGCCGACGCGCGCGGCGTCAGCGGACTGCCCGACGGGGTGATCAACCTACGGTTCGGCAGCCAGGACCTGTTGTTGACCTTCCCGCTCGGCCCGGACGGTCACCAACGGCTGCTCGGCGTGGTGCAGAGCGGGGCCGACGGCGACCCGACGGCGCCGACGGTGCTTCCGCCGATCGCCGAACGGTACGGCTTCAGCTACCGCGAGGTGGACTGGTTCGCGCACTACCGGGTGCACCACCGGACGGCCGAGCGCTTCCGCAAGGGCCGCGTCTTCCTTGCCGGTGACGCCGCCCATGTTCACTCGCCGGTCGGCGGGCAGGGGATGAACACCGGCCTGCAGGACGCTCACAATCTCGCCCTGGCCATCGTCGATGTGATCGCCGGACGAACCGCTCCGGAGGATCCCGATGGCGACGCCCGCCTGGACCGCTACCAGGCCGAACGGCAACCGGTTGCCCGGCATCTGGTCGCGCTGACCGACCGCGCGTTCGGCGTGGTGGCCAGTCGGCGGCGCGGCCGCGCGGTCGTCCGCCGGCAGATCGCGACCCGGTTCGTGCCGCTCGTCGCGACGGTCGTGCCACGGCTCCCGGTGGGGCACCGGCTCGGCGGTTATCTCGGCCAGACCAGGATCCGCTACCCGATGTCGGACGCCGCCGATCCGGGCGACGGCCACCAGGACCATCCCGGAGACGACCAGAACCACAATCGCAATCACAAACACGATCACAATCACAAACACAGTCGCCATGCCGCTGACGACCGCATCGTCGGGCGCAGGCTGCCGCCGTCCGGTTCCAATCACACGCTGCTGCGGGACTTCAGCTGGCAGCTGCACTGCTATGCCGGCGGTACGGCACCCGCCGACGACCGTGCCGCGCTCGGACTGCCGGACTGGGTGACCGGCCCGCACCGGCTGCCCGTGGATCCGGCTGCCGGGCTCGACCCGTCGCGCCTCTACCTGATCCGTCCGGACGGTTTCGTGGCCGCAACGGCCCCGCTCGACGACCCGGCGGTTCTGCAGGCCGCGTTGCGCTTCCACGGCCTCGCCTCTGGCACACTCGTGCGGTGA
- the tgt gene encoding tRNA guanosine(34) transglycosylase Tgt yields MSDPSAFGFEVGAQLAGGRGRTGVIHTPHGDIATPAFTPVGTKATIKGVLPETMAELGAQALLANAYHLFLQPGADIVDAAGGLSRFMNWPGPTVTDSGGFQVMSLGSGHKKVISMSLADSRPQGSDAAGGGARPREIYSSSGKSGRLVEIDDDGVTFTSHIDGSRRRFTPEISMQIQHQLGADIIFCFDELTTLSDPRPYQELSLARTTAWAQRCLDEHLRLTEDRTHRPYQALFGVVQGAHYEDLRRRAVRELVALRATEDPGRGFDGYGIGGALEKENLGTIVGWVCDELPEGRPRHLLGISEPDDFFAAIENGADTFDCVSPARVARNAALYSRHGRFNVNTAANRRDFRPVDEGCDCYTCTHYTRAYLHHLFKAREINANTLATIHNERFIVRLVDDIRDAIAGDYFGELKADFLGRYYGARGG; encoded by the coding sequence ATATCTGACCCCTCGGCGTTCGGGTTCGAGGTGGGGGCGCAGCTGGCCGGCGGGCGGGGCCGTACCGGAGTCATCCACACCCCGCACGGTGACATCGCGACACCGGCGTTCACTCCGGTCGGCACCAAGGCGACGATCAAGGGCGTGCTGCCCGAGACGATGGCCGAGTTGGGCGCGCAGGCACTGCTGGCCAACGCCTATCACCTCTTCCTCCAACCCGGCGCTGACATCGTCGACGCGGCCGGCGGGTTGTCCCGCTTCATGAACTGGCCGGGACCTACGGTCACCGACAGCGGCGGTTTCCAGGTGATGAGCCTGGGCAGCGGTCACAAGAAGGTGATCTCGATGTCGCTGGCCGACAGCCGCCCCCAGGGCAGCGATGCTGCCGGTGGTGGCGCCCGGCCGCGGGAGATCTATTCCTCTTCCGGCAAATCCGGGCGACTGGTCGAGATCGACGACGACGGGGTCACCTTCACCTCCCACATCGACGGCAGCCGGCGGCGGTTCACCCCGGAGATCTCCATGCAGATCCAGCACCAGCTGGGTGCCGACATCATCTTCTGTTTCGACGAGTTGACGACGTTGTCCGATCCGCGGCCCTACCAGGAACTCTCGCTGGCCCGCACCACCGCTTGGGCGCAACGCTGTCTCGACGAGCACCTCCGGCTCACCGAGGACCGGACCCATCGTCCCTACCAGGCGCTGTTCGGCGTCGTCCAGGGTGCCCACTACGAGGACCTCCGGCGCCGTGCGGTCCGCGAACTGGTCGCGCTCCGGGCCACCGAGGACCCCGGCCGCGGCTTCGACGGCTACGGCATCGGCGGTGCGCTGGAGAAGGAGAACCTCGGCACCATCGTCGGCTGGGTCTGCGACGAACTGCCTGAGGGCCGTCCGCGCCATCTGCTCGGCATCTCCGAACCCGACGACTTCTTCGCCGCCATCGAGAACGGTGCCGACACCTTCGACTGCGTGTCACCGGCCAGGGTCGCGCGGAACGCCGCGCTCTACAGCCGGCACGGACGCTTCAACGTCAACACGGCGGCCAACCGCCGCGATTTCCGGCCGGTCGACGAGGGCTGCGACTGCTACACCTGCACCCACTACACCCGCGCCTACCTGCACCACCTGTTCAAGGCCAGGGAGATCAATGCCAACACCCTGGCGACCATCCACAACGAGCGCTTCATCGTCCGACTGGTCGACGACATCCGGGACGCCATCGCCGGCGACTACTTCGGCGAGCTGAAGGCGGACTTCCTCGGCCGCTACTACGGCGCTCGGGGTGGTTAG
- a CDS encoding MBL fold metallo-hydrolase, whose product MSETREWVVGEWQEVADGVFRLVAQPASVNIGLVVGPEAALLIDTGSSPAQGARIRDAVARLTDRPLATVVVTHDHFDHAFGLGGFAGVRTVGHESLAETLSAPEVADGARELGFDPDLLAVPETLIAVADAVELGAGRVAEVAHLGVGHSHGDLIVNIADPGADGFPGVIFAGDLIESAGPPYFGPDSSVDEWSWTLDRLYNLARPGVIIVPGHGDPVDRELVREQRDAVDAVRVEFERLQAEGVPEDEALARGNWPFPAQHIAGVVGAAYAELRARAERQPGAGDRPTLPLA is encoded by the coding sequence ATGAGCGAAACCCGTGAGTGGGTCGTCGGCGAGTGGCAAGAGGTGGCCGACGGCGTTTTTCGCCTGGTCGCGCAGCCGGCATCGGTGAACATCGGTCTGGTGGTCGGCCCGGAAGCGGCGCTGCTAATCGACACCGGCTCGAGTCCGGCCCAGGGCGCCCGGATCCGTGATGCGGTGGCGCGGCTCACCGACAGACCGCTGGCCACGGTGGTGGTCACCCACGACCACTTCGATCACGCCTTCGGACTTGGTGGGTTCGCCGGAGTGCGGACTGTGGGCCACGAATCGCTGGCCGAGACGTTGTCCGCCCCTGAGGTTGCCGACGGGGCACGGGAGTTGGGCTTCGACCCCGACCTGCTGGCCGTCCCCGAGACCCTGATCGCGGTCGCCGATGCCGTGGAGTTGGGCGCCGGACGGGTTGCCGAGGTGGCCCATCTGGGTGTCGGACACAGCCACGGCGACCTGATCGTCAACATCGCCGATCCCGGCGCGGACGGCTTCCCGGGCGTGATCTTCGCCGGCGACCTGATCGAATCTGCCGGCCCGCCCTATTTCGGTCCGGATTCCTCGGTCGACGAGTGGTCCTGGACGCTGGACCGGCTCTACAACCTGGCTCGTCCGGGGGTGATCATCGTCCCCGGTCACGGCGATCCGGTCGACCGCGAGTTGGTTCGCGAGCAGCGGGACGCTGTCGATGCCGTCCGGGTTGAGTTCGAGCGACTGCAGGCCGAGGGCGTACCGGAGGACGAGGCACTCGCCCGGGGAAACTGGCCGTTCCCGGCGCAACACATCGCCGGCGTGGTCGGCGCCGCCTATGCCGAGCTCCGTGCTCGGGCCGAGCGGCAGCCCGGCGCCGGCGATCGGCCAACGCTGCCGTTGGCCTGA
- the hemW gene encoding radical SAM family heme chaperone HemW encodes MPSTLPDGDPVPPNGELPAAALASVPRTPLSIYLHVPFCTTRCGYCDFNTYTATELGDAPGASRAGYPDAVVAELDLARRVLGDQVPQVSTVFVGGGTPTLLPADDLGRMLAAIRDRFGLAADAEVTTESNPESIDPTGLRRLVDHGFTRISFGMQSVRPHVLRVLDRVHTPGRPQEAVAEAKQAGFAHTSLDLIYGTPGESLEDWRASLVAAIAAEPDHISAYSLIVEPGTRLAARIRRGELPMTDEDDLADKYELAEELLSAAGYRNYEISNWSTDPAGRCRHNLAYWHGANWWGAGPGAHSHVGGVRWWNVKHPAGYAARLGRGASPAQAREILTADQQRVERVLLELRLDTGLDPGVLTDRERSRLPGLHARGLVDTDRDQLVLTPAGRLLADGVVRDLLD; translated from the coding sequence GTGCCTTCCACCCTGCCCGACGGTGACCCGGTGCCGCCGAACGGAGAGCTTCCGGCGGCGGCGCTGGCTTCGGTACCCCGGACGCCGTTGAGCATCTACCTGCACGTTCCGTTCTGCACCACGCGCTGCGGCTACTGCGACTTCAACACCTACACCGCGACCGAGCTCGGGGACGCCCCGGGCGCCAGTCGGGCCGGATATCCCGACGCCGTGGTCGCCGAACTCGATCTGGCCCGACGGGTGCTCGGTGATCAGGTGCCGCAGGTCAGCACGGTATTCGTCGGCGGCGGCACGCCGACCCTGCTGCCGGCAGACGACCTGGGCCGGATGCTCGCTGCGATCCGGGACCGGTTCGGTCTGGCAGCCGATGCCGAGGTCACCACCGAATCCAACCCGGAGTCGATCGACCCGACCGGGCTGCGCCGGCTCGTCGATCACGGCTTCACCCGGATCTCCTTCGGCATGCAGTCGGTCCGGCCGCACGTCCTCCGGGTCCTCGATCGGGTGCACACACCGGGTCGGCCGCAAGAGGCGGTGGCCGAGGCGAAGCAGGCCGGTTTCGCCCACACCAGCCTCGATCTGATCTACGGAACCCCTGGGGAGAGTCTCGAGGACTGGCGGGCCAGCCTGGTGGCGGCGATCGCCGCCGAGCCCGATCACATCAGCGCCTACTCGCTGATCGTCGAACCCGGCACCCGGTTGGCCGCCCGGATCCGCCGCGGCGAACTGCCGATGACCGACGAGGACGATCTCGCCGACAAGTACGAGCTCGCCGAGGAGTTGCTCTCGGCGGCCGGCTACCGCAACTACGAGATCAGCAACTGGTCCACCGATCCGGCCGGTCGCTGCCGACACAACCTCGCTTACTGGCACGGCGCCAACTGGTGGGGCGCCGGACCAGGAGCGCACAGTCACGTGGGCGGGGTCCGCTGGTGGAACGTCAAGCACCCGGCCGGCTACGCAGCCCGACTCGGCCGAGGAGCCTCCCCGGCCCAGGCCAGGGAGATCCTGACCGCCGATCAGCAACGGGTCGAACGGGTGCTGTTGGAACTGCGGCTGGACACCGGGCTGGATCCCGGGGTGCTCACCGACCGGGAACGGTCGCGGCTGCCCGGACTGCACGCCCGCGGCCTGGTGGACACCGACCGTGATCAACTCGTGCTGACCCCGGCCGGGCGGTTGCTGGCCGACGGCGTGGTCCGCGACCTGCTCGACTGA
- a CDS encoding GNAT family N-acetyltransferase yields the protein MGRATVHDVEAVMVDLTPAHGPAEKLIEVYPATADRWPDVEVVLAPKDPDAPACWCLPSRIPNAENRVLFGRARGERLRRYAEEGDPPGVIGYVGGEPAGWCSVAPRRSHHRLTHSRTIPTVDDVDVWSVICFVVRVGYRRQGLAHRLLDGAIDYARSRGAPALEGYPVDPEGERLNTSFAYVGTTGLFAAHGFQTVMPTTAHSDRKLRWLMRLDLGGS from the coding sequence ATGGGACGCGCAACGGTGCACGACGTGGAGGCAGTGATGGTTGACCTGACGCCGGCCCACGGGCCGGCCGAGAAGCTGATCGAGGTGTATCCGGCGACGGCCGATCGCTGGCCTGACGTCGAGGTGGTGCTGGCACCGAAGGATCCGGATGCGCCGGCCTGTTGGTGTCTGCCGTCCCGGATACCCAATGCAGAGAACCGTGTGCTCTTCGGCCGTGCCCGCGGCGAACGACTGCGCCGATACGCCGAGGAGGGCGATCCACCCGGAGTGATCGGCTATGTCGGCGGGGAACCAGCGGGCTGGTGTTCGGTGGCACCCCGACGCAGCCATCATCGGCTGACCCATTCCCGAACGATCCCGACGGTCGACGATGTCGATGTCTGGAGTGTCATCTGCTTCGTGGTCCGGGTGGGCTATCGCCGCCAGGGTCTTGCCCATCGGCTGCTCGACGGCGCCATCGACTATGCGCGCTCCCGCGGTGCGCCGGCGTTGGAGGGCTATCCCGTCGACCCGGAAGGAGAACGGCTGAACACCTCCTTCGCCTATGTCGGGACGACCGGGTTGTTCGCCGCGCACGGGTTCCAGACGGTGATGCCGACCACCGCCCACAGTGACCGCAAGCTGCGGTGGCTGATGCGGCTCGATCTCGGGGGCTCCTGA
- the dnaJ gene encoding molecular chaperone DnaJ yields MSSDYYEILGVARDAGPDEIKKAYRRKAREMHPDVSDDPDAAAKFKEVSQAYEVLSDPQKRDMYDRGGDPFGNGAFNGGGFGGFGNFGGSTGGFDFTNLVDAMFGQQSSRGPRPRTRRGQDALVRMNLELAEAAFGVTKPISVDTAVVCPRCNGSGSEDGSEPVTCGTCRGLGEVTHVQRSFIGDIRTTQACPTCNGYGTVLPNPCVECSGDGRVRSTRTITVKVPPGVSSGNRIHLASHGEVGPGGGPAGDLYVEVNVAPHEVFKRDGDNLEMVIKLPMTAAALGTEIELPTLEADLPDADPESKTVTLDVPAGTQSGTRIAIDGAGVPRLRSGGRGQLGVTLLVQTPTRLDEQQRELLRELAEVRDETRPEGSVQKHGRGVFSRLRDAFANQ; encoded by the coding sequence ATGAGCTCTGACTACTACGAGATTCTCGGTGTGGCCCGCGACGCCGGTCCGGATGAGATCAAGAAGGCGTACCGGCGCAAGGCGCGGGAGATGCATCCGGACGTCTCCGACGACCCGGATGCGGCGGCCAAGTTCAAGGAGGTCAGCCAGGCCTACGAGGTGCTGTCGGATCCGCAGAAGCGGGACATGTACGACCGCGGCGGTGACCCCTTCGGCAACGGCGCGTTCAACGGCGGCGGCTTCGGCGGCTTCGGCAACTTCGGCGGATCCACCGGTGGCTTCGACTTCACCAACCTGGTGGACGCGATGTTCGGCCAGCAGAGCTCACGTGGTCCGCGGCCCCGCACCCGGCGTGGTCAGGACGCGCTGGTCCGGATGAACCTCGAACTGGCCGAAGCGGCCTTCGGCGTCACCAAGCCGATCAGTGTCGACACCGCGGTGGTCTGCCCGCGCTGCAACGGCTCGGGTTCGGAGGACGGCTCGGAACCGGTGACCTGTGGCACCTGCCGCGGGCTGGGCGAGGTCACCCACGTCCAGCGGTCGTTCATCGGGGACATCCGCACCACCCAGGCCTGCCCGACCTGCAACGGCTACGGCACCGTGCTGCCGAATCCGTGTGTCGAGTGCTCCGGGGACGGCCGCGTCCGGTCGACCCGGACGATCACCGTCAAGGTGCCGCCGGGCGTATCGTCCGGCAATCGGATCCATCTGGCCAGTCACGGCGAGGTCGGTCCGGGTGGCGGGCCGGCGGGCGACCTCTACGTCGAGGTGAATGTCGCGCCGCACGAGGTGTTCAAGCGGGACGGCGACAATCTGGAGATGGTGATCAAGCTTCCGATGACGGCGGCGGCGCTGGGCACCGAGATCGAGCTCCCGACGCTGGAGGCCGACCTTCCGGATGCCGATCCGGAGTCCAAGACGGTCACCCTGGACGTTCCCGCGGGAACGCAGTCCGGCACCCGGATCGCAATCGACGGCGCCGGCGTGCCGCGGCTGCGGTCCGGAGGCCGCGGGCAGTTGGGCGTCACGCTGCTGGTGCAGACCCCGACCCGGTTGGACGAACAGCAGCGCGAGCTGCTCCGCGAGCTCGCCGAGGTGCGTGACGAGACCCGTCCGGAGGGGTCGGTGCAGAAGCACGGCCGGGGCGTGTTCAGTCGGCTGCGCGACGCGTTCGCCAACCAGTAG
- a CDS encoding DUF3097 domain-containing protein, with translation MTVVNRYSRDVLASGWRQAHLTKSEDLILEVGTVVEDAKTGWCGAVVRWENGLVVLEDRNNKRRSFPVGPGFLFDGRPVALKLPPRGPQRAAADPGPMGSGVGRTASGSVAGPAERARTALPSRIYVEGRHDAELVEKVWGDDLRHEGVVVEYLGGVDDLPAIVAEFTPTKGRRLGVLVDHLVPGSKESRIVDQVAAGTGGGFVLVTGHPYIDIWQAVKPQRVGLEAWPQIPRSVEWKKGVCAALGWPHETQADIAAAWQRILRQVRGWSDLERELLTQVEVLIDFVTQDHLARD, from the coding sequence GTGACCGTTGTGAATCGATATTCCCGGGACGTACTGGCATCGGGTTGGCGGCAGGCACATCTGACCAAGAGCGAGGATCTGATCCTCGAGGTCGGCACCGTGGTCGAGGATGCGAAGACCGGCTGGTGCGGGGCCGTCGTCCGCTGGGAGAACGGGCTGGTCGTGCTCGAGGACCGCAACAACAAGCGCCGCAGTTTCCCGGTGGGGCCGGGGTTCCTCTTCGACGGTCGGCCGGTGGCGTTGAAGCTGCCGCCCCGCGGACCGCAGCGTGCGGCGGCGGATCCGGGTCCGATGGGATCCGGTGTCGGACGGACGGCGTCCGGCTCCGTGGCCGGCCCGGCCGAGCGGGCCAGGACGGCGCTGCCCAGCCGTATCTACGTCGAAGGCAGGCACGACGCCGAACTCGTCGAGAAGGTCTGGGGCGATGACCTTCGGCACGAGGGCGTTGTCGTGGAGTATCTCGGCGGCGTCGATGACCTTCCGGCGATCGTCGCCGAGTTCACGCCGACCAAGGGTCGCCGGCTGGGTGTCCTGGTTGATCATCTGGTCCCGGGCAGCAAGGAATCCCGGATCGTCGACCAGGTGGCGGCCGGGACGGGTGGCGGGTTCGTGCTGGTCACCGGGCATCCCTACATCGACATCTGGCAGGCGGTGAAACCGCAGCGGGTGGGTTTGGAGGCCTGGCCGCAGATCCCGCGGTCGGTCGAATGGAAGAAGGGCGTCTGCGCGGCCCTCGGCTGGCCCCACGAGACCCAGGCCGACATCGCCGCCGCCTGGCAGCGGATCCTCCGCCAGGTACGCGGCTGGTCCGATCTCGAGCGCGAGCTCTTGACCCAGGTGGAAGTGCTGATCGACTTCGTCACCCAGGACCATCTGGCCAGGGACTGA